Genomic window (Candidatus Eisenbacteria bacterium):
GGATATCGCCCGCGACGCGTCGTCTCGCGCGTACCAGAGCATCCCCATGTTGTAGAGACTCGCCGCGTACCCCGCGCTCCTCTTGCCGAGCGATCGCTCCTTGATCGCAATCGCTCGCGCGCCGACCTGCTCCGATTCAGGCTGTCCCGCCTTTCCCCCGCGGCGCAGCGCGATCGATAGCTCGTCCAGGGTCTCACCGAGGGACAGCGAATCGACGGGAGCCCCTCGTTCCAGGATCGAGAGCAGGACACGGGCGCCGGCTTCGGCGTCCTTGGCGCGCCCCGCCTGGTTCAGGGACCGGATCTCCGCGAGGGACGGCACGTCCGCGCGGGCAGGTGCTCCATGAACGCAAAGGAGCAGAAACAGGAGAGGGAGGCGGACTCCGAGTCCATGCCCCGGAGTTCGGGCGCAGCGGGATGCAAGAGCAAGTCCGCGGAACGAAGAGTCCACGGCCCCCCCACTTGGCGCGTGGAAGACAAGATCGCGGGGCGATCCACTCGAGAGTTACGAGAAGATACCAAACTGGGGCCGGTGTCAAGCCGACAGCGTGTGCCGGGACTAGGAGCGGACCATGGCCAGCCGAACGGCAAGAGCCAGGTACACGAGTGCCACGACCCATCCGAAGCGCCGGGCGGCGGTTCCAGAACCGGCCCGGCGGAGCCGAGCGCTCAGTCCCCCCGCCAGGAACCCGATGGCACCGAACACCACCACGACCAGAAAGGTGAAGAGAATCCCGTAAAGCGCCATCTGCTGCCCGATCGGACCCGCATGGGCCGACGCGAACTGTGGGAGGAAAGCGAGGAAGAAGAGCGCCACCTTGGGGTTCAGGATGTTCATGAACAAGCCGCGCCGGAAGAGGTCTGCCGCACGCATCGTTTCTCCCACCAGCCCCGCGGTGGTCTCCTGGGCGGCGTCACGGGCGACTCGTCTCGATTCCGTCAAGGTCTTCCAGGCGAGGTAGAGCAGATACGAGACACCCGCGATCTTCAGCGTGTGGAACGCAGCTTGCGACGCGCGGACGATCACGGACACCCCAAGCGCTGCTGCGGTCGTGTGAACCAAGTTCCCGGCCGCCAGTCCCATCGCCGTCGCGAGACCCGCGCGAGGACCATGC
Coding sequences:
- a CDS encoding tetratricopeptide repeat protein, whose product is MPSLAEIRSLNQAGRAKDAEAGARVLLSILERGAPVDSLSLGETLDELSIALRRGGKAGQPESEQVGARAIAIKERSLGKRSAGYAASLYNMGMLWYARDDASRAISILQETLEIRVAALGSEHRDVALTLLAIGAVHSQMGKDVAAEEAIDRAVSIQKATLEADDPD
- a CDS encoding LysE family translocator, whose product is MISIEPSNLLFFISASLLLIIAPGPDIVFLVTQGVTHGPRAGLATAMGLAAGNLVHTTAAALGVSVIVRASQAAFHTLKIAGVSYLLYLAWKTLTESRRVARDAAQETTAGLVGETMRAADLFRRGLFMNILNPKVALFFLAFLPQFASAHAGPIGQQMALYGILFTFLVVVVFGAIGFLAGGLSARLRRAGSGTAARRFGWVVALVYLALAVRLAMVRS